The Nitrosomonadales bacterium nucleotide sequence GCGCGCCACCAGAATCTCATCCATCTGATCTTTGGAATAAGCTTGCAAGTGTTTCCAGCGCACGATCTGCTCAGATACTGTGGCCTCGCTACCCTGCACAGTGCGCACCAACACGGCATTCACGAATCGACTCGATGTCTGGCTGGCTTGTATCGCTTCCAACAATCCGGGGACCCCCGGACGATTGAAGGCCGGGTTCGCAGCAGTGCGCGCACGTTCGTTCACGAGCGCATCGTTGTCTTTAAGGAATTGTACTTCCTGCGCATCCTTAAGCGGAATGAAGATCATCGGATCGCCACCTGATGAGACCATGCGGCGTGTGAGCCCAACCACGGTGTATTCGTGGCGGCGGATGGTGACCGTGTCACCTACGGCAAGACCGGTCTTGATGTCGACCAGTGCTTCATAGTGCGAACGTGTGATTGGACGACCCGCAACAAGATAAGCCGGTTCACCCGGCTTGCCCGCCTCAAAACCCACCAACATCACGCGGATGTCTTTGTTGTTGTGGCGTATCTGCATGGTCAGGTAGGTAACATTGCCCGCTTCAAGTATGCCCGGCATGCCCAGCAAGTCTTTGGCTACATCATCATGCACGCTGGAGGGTTCGGCATACGGCCCCAAGGTGTCCTGCTGCACCACCCACAGATCGGCCCCCGCATTCTCGATCAGCACGCGTGCATCATCCACCATGCCGCGATAGACGCCTGCCATGGTCAGCGTCACACCGATCAGCAAGCCAAGACCCACGCCGGTGAAAACGAATTTCCCCCAGCCATGCAGAATGTCGCGGCTCGCCAAATTGATCATGAATTAGCCTTTAACCAGCGCGGACACTACTTTAACTTTTAGACCCTCGCGCAAAGCTTGCTGGCTATACACAATCACCTCATCACCATCGACCAATCCATCTAATATTTGGGTACGTCCATCCATCGTGGAGAGGCCGATTTTGACGGACTTGAACGCCACCTTGCTATCCTGCAAGACCCATACCCCATTCTGGTTATCCACGCGTTTAAGGGCTGCGCTGGGGATGCTGCGCGTGTCATTCAGCGCGGGTAGTTTGAGTGTGACTTCCGCATATTCGCCGATGCTGGCTTGTGCGCCATGTAGCGAAACGTTGACGATGCGCTCTTCAGTCACCGCATCGCTCACTATATCGATGCGTGCGACCTTACCCATAAGTGGAACATGAGGTTGTGAACGCAACATGATTTCTGCCACTTGCCCGACACGAACCAAACCCGCTTGTTGTTGTGCGATGCGCGTTTCAACCCATAGGCTGTTTGGATCGATTACCTGAAGCGCGACCTGCCCGCCAACGAGCGTGCTCCCTGACTCAACCGACCTGGCCGCGACCACGCCATCGATCGGACTTACCAGTCGCGTTTGTGCGCGCGCCTTGCCGATGCCGCGCGCGTCGATTTGTGATCTGGCATGCTCATCGCGAGCGATGGCGAGATTTGCCGAAGATGCTGCCAAGGCGGCCTCGGCCGCATTCTTTTCGTGCTGTTTTGCATCGTACATCTCTTGGCTAACGAAGCCGCGTTCACGCAACTCCTGATATCGGGTCGCGGTTGCAGAGAAGGTTTTGAAACGACTTTGTGCTTCGCTTACTTGCGCTTCCGCCGCCAAGATCGCATTGGCCGTTTTCTGAACCACACGCTGACTGCCCGCCAACTTGTCATCCAGATCAATTGGATCCATTTCGGCCAGTACTTGTCCAGTGACAACACTATCACCCTGATCGACAAGCACGCTTTTCACTCGGCTTGTTATGGTGGGGGCTAGGTTGTAACTGTGCCTGGCGTTCAAGATACCGATGCCAAACACGCTATTGGCAAGGTTGCTGACCTGGACTTTCTCGACTGTGACTTTGACAGGGGCCAGCGGTCCTTGTGTAAGGACAACCCAGGCAAAAAGGATTGCTAGCGCAACCCCAACCAGTAGTATTTTGATTTTCTGAGCAGACACGACATAACACCAAGATAGTAATTGATTGCTATCTTAGCGAGGTATACCGAATAACGCAACAATGCTAGAAATGTGGATATAGGAAAGACTTAGGCTATCCTATAGCCGCCTCATATCAATGACCGCTGCATCCACATTGCTGCGCACCACGAATGACGGCTTTCTTGCTGCGTATTTGCAACCTTGACGGGCGGGTCATGGCACGGAGCACTCATAGCACCATGCTACTCCAAAGCGGCCATTGCCGCCTGACCCATGGATCGAGAGAGCGACTGACCGGAAGGTCAGCCGCTAACCAATTGGTTATATTTCGGTTTGTTCGGATATCTCCAGTGCATCGTCAACTTCAATCCCCAGGTACCGCACGGTGCTTTCTAGCTTCGAGTGGCCCAGCAATAGTTGCACTGCCCGCAGGTTTTTGGTTCGTCGGTAAATCAAAGTAGCCTTAGTTCGGCGCATCGTATGGGTGCCATATGCGGTAGGATCAAGGCCAATATCTGCAACCCATCGATGAACAATCCTAGCGTATTGCCTAGTTGAAACATGCAGAGAGCTTTGGAGCCGACTTGGAAACAAGTGCTGTTCCGGCTTCAGATTGGCCTTGGCAATCCATGCGGCGACCGCATTTCTTGTATCTTCCGTCAGCTCAAACTGCACGGGCCTCTGAGTCTTTCGTTGAATTACTATCGCCCGCGTCAGTATCTGGTTGCCGTGAGCAACGTCTCGAACCCGTAGGTTGACCAGATCACAACCTCGAAGCTTGCTGTCGATGGCTAGGTTAAACATTGCCAGATCACGGATACGTTTGCCGAGTTGCAGGTGAATACGAATAGCCCAGATGTCCTTCAGCTTCAGCGGTGGCTTCTGCCCGATCAATTTGCCTTTATTCCAGGGTTCGCGGGATTGAGAGGTTTCCATTTCAGACTCCTTATTGATTGAACGGAGTCTGATTCTGCGGTTTCGCTTCGCTACTGTCGGTGTCCGCTATGGAGTAACATGCCGCTATGAGTGCTGTGTGCCAATTGCGGAAGTACAGCTTCTGGTTCTGATTGGCTCCCCAGTTCGTACCAGAACCAGCACTAAAAATGCATAGACTTTTTTCCGCTTGTGCCTGAGGGTTTTTGCCGATAG carries:
- a CDS encoding ABC transporter permease, producing the protein MINLASRDILHGWGKFVFTGVGLGLLIGVTLTMAGVYRGMVDDARVLIENAGADLWVVQQDTLGPYAEPSSVHDDVAKDLLGMPGILEAGNVTYLTMQIRHNNKDIRVMLVGFEAGKPGEPAYLVAGRPITRSHYEALVDIKTGLAVGDTVTIRRHEYTVVGLTRRMVSSGGDPMIFIPLKDAQEVQFLKDNDALVNERARTAANPAFNRPGVPGLLEAIQASQTSSRFVNAVLVRTVQGSEATVSEQIVRWKHLQAYSKDQMDEILVARLIATSSKQIFMFLVILAIVSAAIVAFIIFTMTMNKVREIAVLKLIGATNRTISGMILQQALSLGLIGFLVGKLSATLWAPMFPKYVLLVSGDAVLGFLLVMLMCALASVFAIRAALRIDPATAIGG
- a CDS encoding efflux RND transporter periplasmic adaptor subunit translates to MSAQKIKILLVGVALAILFAWVVLTQGPLAPVKVTVEKVQVSNLANSVFGIGILNARHSYNLAPTITSRVKSVLVDQGDSVVTGQVLAEMDPIDLDDKLAGSQRVVQKTANAILAAEAQVSEAQSRFKTFSATATRYQELRERGFVSQEMYDAKQHEKNAAEAALAASSANLAIARDEHARSQIDARGIGKARAQTRLVSPIDGVVAARSVESGSTLVGGQVALQVIDPNSLWVETRIAQQQAGLVRVGQVAEIMLRSQPHVPLMGKVARIDIVSDAVTEERIVNVSLHGAQASIGEYAEVTLKLPALNDTRSIPSAALKRVDNQNGVWVLQDSKVAFKSVKIGLSTMDGRTQILDGLVDGDEVIVYSQQALREGLKVKVVSALVKG
- a CDS encoding tyrosine-type recombinase/integrase, translating into METSQSREPWNKGKLIGQKPPLKLKDIWAIRIHLQLGKRIRDLAMFNLAIDSKLRGCDLVNLRVRDVAHGNQILTRAIVIQRKTQRPVQFELTEDTRNAVAAWIAKANLKPEQHLFPSRLQSSLHVSTRQYARIVHRWVADIGLDPTAYGTHTMRRTKATLIYRRTKNLRAVQLLLGHSKLESTVRYLGIEVDDALEISEQTEI